Proteins co-encoded in one Callospermophilus lateralis isolate mCalLat2 chromosome 2, mCalLat2.hap1, whole genome shotgun sequence genomic window:
- the Camsap1 gene encoding calmodulin-regulated spectrin-associated protein 1 isoform X2, producing the protein MREITEKEVKLKQQLLESPAHQKVRYRREHLSARQAPCFPLLEDLMRDGSDGAALLAVVHYYCPEQMKLDDICLKEVPSLADSLYNIRLLREFSNQHLSKCFYLTLEDMLYAPLVLKPNLMVFIAELFWWFENVKPDFVQPRDVQELKDAKTALQQKSSRPPVPISNATKRSFLGSPAALSPADLPPPTQPPAEGGHRYHLHPEEAECLGKGTSAFSPSHPLLPLRQKQQKAVQAEDSPDQRHRSNSLTRVDGQPRGTAVAWPEKKARPVSQPTPFALHHATSCDVDLGSGDSISLARSISKDSLASSIVHLTPQNQPCPTAGKTNGRSLLSNVSIEDEDEELVAIIRTDVSPHCVDPQGPRASPRAPGLIAGARSPQRQVDALENKPDSFFLEPLLPAVLRPAKEKQTTTKEDERGEGRPRSIVPRRPIEGPQPAARKKATGRRDLNSTFTPIPCSELAASTDPAERGLRSAEATEVHGGPLAIGGLDPLSQGQSADGFFLHLGRADGDTEGRLCVGPRSPGTPDEEPWAVLRPDSDSDVGDLEEVEQDFIGEDPAVVIARYAGEEESAKLQEDMKVKEHEDKDDASGRSSPCLSTASQLSSVSMASGSVKMTSFAERKLQRLNSCETKSSTSSSQKTTPDASESCPAPLTTWRQKREQSPGRHSRDPASLLASELVQLHMQLEEKRRAIETQKKRMEALSARQRLKLGKAAFLHVVKKGKADGAPQPLRPEHFAKEYAQHNGEDFDSGISKSEDFLAKEEQREDLSESQDIDRESLAFVQLHKPKDLTAVHDGEKGRALSAALLEDGIGEVGDLSECDLSIEKLNETISTLQQAILKISQQQEQLLMKSPTVPTPGPKNNSQDQKVKTSIHFVEPLSPTGVSGHRKPPRLGQSRSSRSGRPAELKVPKDRQQGSSRSKTPTPSVETLPHLRPFPSGDHPRTPPDPGVDSAAAPGSNPPEKCLLDSYRLHDESNQRTLALSSCKEANVLSEQMNFTEAVDTSGKEAGLRSSDPAGSDHVTGEEPLRSKASLIEVDLSHLQAPDEDGEGAGHTGSVDLLSDSDQKPGLGFFFKDEQKAEDELAKKRAAFLLKQQRKAEEARVRKQQLEAEVELKRDEARRKAEEDRIRKEEEKARRELIKQEYLRRKQQQILEEQGLGKPRSKPKKPRPKSVHREESCSDSGTKCSSTPDNLSQTHSGSSLSLASAATTEPESIHSGGTPSQRVESLEALPILSRNPSRSTDRDWETASAASSLASVAEYTGPKLFKEPSSKSNKPIIHNAISHCCLAGKVNEPHKNSILEELEKCDANHYIILFRDAGCQFRALYCYYPDTEEICKLTGTGPRSITKKMIDKLYKYSSDRKQFNLIPAKTMSVSVDALTIHNHLWQPKRPAVPKKNQTLIPELK; encoded by the exons ATGAGAGAAATAACAGAGAAGGAAGTTAAATTAAAACAGCAATTACTGGAAAGTCCAGCTCATCAAAAG GTCCGCTATCGGCGAGAGCACCTCTCGGCTCGGCAGGCACCCTGCTTCCCGTTGCTGGAGGACTTGATGCGAGATGGCAGCGACGGGGCTGCTCTCTTGGCGGTTGTCCACTACtactgcccagaacagatgaagctGGATG ACATTTGTCTGAAGGAGGTGCCGTCGCTGGCCGACAGCCTGTACAACATCCGGCTGCTGAGGGAGTTCTCCAACCAGCACCTGAGCAAGTGCTTCTACCTCACCCTGGAAGACATGCTCTACGCGCCCCTGGTGCTCAAG CCAAACCTCATGGTCTTCATTGCTGAGCTTttctggtggtttgagaatgtcaAGCCAGACTTCGTCCAGCCCAGGGATGTTCAGGAGCTGAAAGATG CTAAAACGGCATTGCAGCAGAAAAGTAGCCGGCCTCCTGTCCCCATCTCCAATGCAACCAAGCGCAGCTTCCTGGGCAGCCCTGCTGCACTGAGCCCCGCTGACCTGCCGCCACCTACTCAGCCACCAGCCGAAGGCGggcataggtaccacctccatccCGAAGAAGCTGAGTGTCT TGGGAAAGGAACTTCTGCCTTTAGCCCCTCCCATCCTTTATTGCCACTGAGGCAGAAGCAGCAGAAAGCAGTACAGGCAGAGGACAGCCCTG ACCAGCGACATCGATCTAACTCTTTAACCCGAGTCGATGGCCAGCCACGAGGTACGGCAGTAGCGTGgccagaaaaaaaagccag GCCAGTGTCCCAGCCAACACCCTTTGCTCTACACCATGCTACGAGCTGTGATGTGGACCTTGGCTCTGGTGACAGCATCAGCTTGGCGCGCTCTATCAGCAAGGACAGCTTGGCATCCAGCATTGTTCATCTGACCCCACAGAACCAGCCCTGCCCCACAGCTGGGAAGACCAATGGGAGGAGCCTCCTGAGCAATGTTAGTATTGAGGATGAGGATGAGGAGCTGGTGGCCATCATCAGGACAGATGTGTCTCCCCACTGTGTGGACCCGCAAGGCCCCAGGGCCTCGCCGCGGGCCCCAGGCCTAATAGCAGGTGCCAGGTCTCCCCAGAGGCAGGTGGATGCCCTAGAGAATAAGCCTGACAGCTTTTTCTTGGAGCCCCTGCTGCCAGCAGTGCTGAGGCCGGCAAAAGAGAAGCAGACCACCACCAAGGAGGATGAGCGAGGGGAAGGGAGACCTCGGAGCATTGTGCCCAGGAGGCCCATTGAGGGCCCTCAACCTGCTGCCCGGAAGAAGGCGACTGGCCGTCGTGACTTGAATAGCACTTTCACCCCAATTCCGTGCTCAGAGCTTGCTGCTAGCACTGACCCTGCAGAGCGGGGACTGCGGTCTGCAGAAGCTACAGAAGTGCATGGGGGCCCTCTGGCCATTGGCGGATTGGATCCGTTGTCTCAGGGACAGTCTGCCGATGGCTTTTTTCTTCACCTAGGCAGGGCTGATGGAGACACAGAGGGGAGGTTATGTGTTGGCCCAAGAAGCCCTGGCACCCCCGATGAGGAGCCCTGGGCTGTCCTGAGGCCAGATTCTGACTCTGACGTGGGAGACCTAGAGGAAGTGGAACAGGATTTCATTGGTGAGGACCCTGCCGTGGTGATTGCTAGGTACGCCGGAGAAGAGGAGTCAGCCAAGTTGCAGGAGGACATGAAGGTGAAGGAGCATGAGGACAAAGATGATGCTAGTGGCCGCTCGAGCCCATGTCTGAGCACTGCCTCTCAGCTCAGCAGCGTGTCCATGGCCAGTGGAAGCGTGAAGATGACCAGCTTTGCTGAGAGGAAGCTCCAGAGACTCAACAGCTGTGAAACCAAGTCCAGTACCAGCAGCTCCCAGAAGACCACACCGGACGCATCGGAAAGCTGCCCAGCCCCTCTGACGACGTGGAGGCAGAAGAGAGAGCAGAGCCCAGGCAGGCATAGCCGGGACCCTGCCAGCCTCCTGGCGTCTGAGCTGGTGCAGCTGCACATGCAGCTGGAGGAGAAGCGCAGGGCCATAGAGACCCAGAAGAAGAGGATGGAGGCCCTGTCTGCACGGCAGCGCCTGAAGCTGGGCAAGGCCGCCTTCCTGCACGTGGTGAAGAAGGGGAAGGCTGATGGTGCCCCTCAGCCACTGAGGCCAGAGCATTTTGCAAAGGAGTACGCTCAGCACAATGGCGAGGACTTTGACAGTGGCATTTCTAAGTCAGAAGACTTCCTCGCCAAGGAAGAGCAGAGGGAAGATCTTAGTGAGTCTCAGGACATAGACAGAGAAAGCCTGGCTTTTGTCCAGCTTCATAAGCCCAAAGACCTGACGGCTGTGCATGACGGGGAGAAGGGCAGAGCGCTTTCTGCTGCTCTCCTGGAGGATGGCATTGGCGAGGTGGGAGATCTGAGCGAATGCGACCTTTCCATTGAGAAGCTGAACGAGACCATCAGCACGCTGCAGCAGGCCATTCTGAAGATCTCCCAGCAACAGGAGCAGCTCCTCATGAAGTCCCCCACGGTACCAACGCCAGGCCCTAAAAATAACTCTCAGGACCAAAAAGTAAAGACCTCAATCCACTTCGTTGAGCCGCTTTCTCCGACTGGGGTGTCTGGTCACCGCAAACCCCCCCGTCTGGGCCAGAGCCGGAGCTCCCGTTCAGGAAGACCAGCTGAGCTGAAGGTTCCAAAGGATAGGCAGCAGGGCTCTTCTCGGAGCAAGACCCCAACACCCAGCGTGGAGACCCTCCCACATCTGCGACCTTTCCCCTCTGGTGATCACCCACGGACACCTCCTGACCCGGGCGTGGACAGTGCTGCAGCCCCCGGCAGCAACCctcctgagaagtgtctcttggaCAGTTATAGGCTTCATGATGAAAGCAACCAGCGGACATTGGCTCTGTCCTCCTGCAAAGAGGCAAATGTTCTGTCAGAACAGATGAACTTCACAGAAGCCGTGGACACGAGTGGGAAAGAGGCAGGGCTGCGCTCCTCCGACCCCGCAGGGAGCGACCACGTTACTGGGGAAGAGCCACTGAGGAGCAAGGCCAGCCTCATTGAGGTGGACCTGTCCCACCTACAGGCCCCCGATGAGGATGGAGAGGGGGCTGGCCACACGGGCTCTGTGGACCTCCTCAGCGACAGTGACCAGAAGCCTGGGCTTGGCTTCTTCTTTAAG GACGAACAGAAAGCAGAAGATGAACTTGCCAAGAAGCGGGCAGCCTTCCTCTTGAAACAGCAGCGCAAGGCCGAGGAGGCTCGCGTGCGGAAACAGCAGCTGGAGGCAGAGGTGGAGCTCAAGCGGGATGAAGCCCG GCGTAAAGCTGAGGAGGACCGCATccggaaggaggaggagaaggcacGGCGAGAGCTCATTAAGCAGGAGTACTTGCggaggaagcagcagcagatccTAGAGGAGCAAGGGCTCGGCAAACCCAGGTCGAAGCCGAAAAAGCCGCGCCCAAAGTCTGTGCACCGGGAAGAGTCTTGCAGTGACTCTGGGACCAAGTGCTCCTCCACCC CGGATAACCTGAGCCAGACTCATTCTGGCTCCAGCCTATCCTTGGCCTCTGCAGCGACCACGGAGCCCGAGAGCATTCACTCAGGAGGCACACCTTCCCAGCG AGTGGAGTCCTTGGAAGCCTTGCCCATTCTGAGCCGTAACCCAAGCAGGAGCACAGACCGGGACTGGGAGACGGCGTCGGCAGCTTCCTCCCTGGCCTCAGTGGCCGAGTACACAG GTCCCAAGCTCTTCAAGGAGCCCAGTAGCAAGTCCAACAAGCCCATCATCCACAATGCCATCTCCCACTGCTGTCTGGCCGGGAAGGTGAACGAGCCTCACAAAAACTCCATATTGGAG GAGCTGGAGAAGTGTGACGCCAACCACTATATCATTCTGTTCCGTGACGCTGGCTGCCAGTTCAGGGCACTGTACTGCTACTACCCCGACACTGAGGAGATCTGCAAGCTCACCGGCACGGGGCCCAGGAGCATCACCAAGAAGATGATCGACAAGCTATACAAATATAGCTCGGACCGCAAACAGTTCAACCTGATCCCAGCCAAGACCATGTCCGTCAGCGTGGACGCACTCACCATCCATAACCACTTGTGGCAGCCCAAGCGGCCCGCAGTGCCAAAGAAGAACCAGACTC TTATTCCAGAACTCAAGTAA